From Bosea sp. NBC_00550, the proteins below share one genomic window:
- a CDS encoding DUF1850 domain-containing protein, translating to MSLCLAAGALVVVLGHGEITLGWRHSVQKTLWEEVWRETPAGLELAEARIEGSGAGMDPPEGARLIDGFWRWHPALPPLKEVVMRRSGATADWRICIAGQCRPMGDYLPADADPVTLKLCE from the coding sequence ATGAGCCTGTGCCTCGCGGCCGGCGCGCTCGTGGTCGTGCTCGGCCATGGCGAGATCACGCTCGGCTGGCGCCATTCGGTGCAGAAGACGCTGTGGGAAGAGGTCTGGCGCGAGACACCGGCCGGTCTCGAACTCGCGGAAGCGCGCATCGAAGGCTCGGGCGCCGGCATGGACCCGCCGGAGGGCGCCCGCCTGATCGACGGTTTCTGGCGCTGGCATCCGGCGTTGCCGCCGCTCAAGGAGGTGGTGATGCGCCGCTCAGGCGCCACGGCCGACTGGCGCATCTGCATCGCCGGCCAGTGCCGCCCGATGGGCGACTACCTGCCGGCGGACGCTGACCCGGTCACGCTGAAGCTCTGCGAGTAG
- a CDS encoding glucan biosynthesis protein — translation MQDRAGQGSSQRFRLDRRTLLAGASATATLAALGFSPEALAQQGLKLSQAQDFTFEALKARAKQMAAQPYEAPPSPRPDVLQRIDYDAHGKIRFKPEMALWANGPSPWPVTFFHLGRYFQKPVRMHVVEGGKAREIVYDESYFEMPVDSPARELPTGAGFAGFRFQESRSGHPGRKGETLDWKKNDWVAFLGASYFRAIGELYQYGLSARGLAIDPAVAGRSEEFPDFTHIWLETPQDGAEYVVVYALLSGPSVAGAYRFRMHRGKGVTMEIEVALNLRKDVERLGISPLTSMYWYSETAKSTAVDWRPEVHDSDGLALWTGSGERAWRPLNNPSRTTASAFVDNNPRGFGLMQRDREVGHYLDGVFYERRPSLWVETQGEWGKGSVQLIEIPTDDEIHDNIVAMWVPEAPARAGSAYNYRYKLHWMADEPFPTSLGRVVATRLGNGGQPGTTRPKGVRKFMVEFLGPALESIPFGVKPEVVLSASRGSFSYIFAEAVPDDVPGHWRAQFDLTVDGNDPVEMRCYLKAGDTVLTETWLYQYLPF, via the coding sequence ATGCAGGACCGCGCCGGGCAGGGCAGCAGCCAAAGGTTTCGCCTCGATCGACGGACTCTTCTCGCTGGCGCGAGCGCGACAGCGACGCTGGCCGCGCTTGGTTTCTCGCCGGAGGCGCTGGCGCAGCAGGGGCTGAAGCTCAGCCAGGCGCAGGATTTCACCTTCGAGGCGCTGAAGGCGCGGGCGAAGCAGATGGCCGCGCAGCCCTATGAGGCGCCGCCGAGCCCGCGCCCGGACGTGCTTCAGCGGATCGATTACGATGCGCACGGCAAGATCAGGTTCAAGCCCGAGATGGCGCTGTGGGCGAACGGCCCGTCGCCCTGGCCGGTGACCTTCTTCCATCTCGGCCGCTACTTCCAGAAGCCGGTGCGCATGCATGTCGTCGAGGGCGGCAAGGCGCGCGAGATCGTCTACGATGAGAGCTATTTCGAGATGCCGGTAGACTCGCCGGCGCGCGAATTGCCGACCGGCGCCGGATTTGCCGGCTTCCGCTTCCAGGAAAGCCGCAGCGGCCATCCCGGGCGCAAGGGCGAGACGCTGGACTGGAAGAAGAACGACTGGGTCGCCTTCCTGGGCGCCTCCTATTTCCGGGCGATCGGCGAGCTCTACCAGTATGGGCTCTCGGCGCGCGGGCTCGCCATCGACCCTGCGGTCGCGGGGCGGTCCGAGGAGTTCCCGGACTTCACCCATATCTGGCTGGAAACGCCGCAGGACGGCGCCGAATATGTCGTGGTTTATGCGCTGCTCTCGGGGCCGAGCGTGGCCGGCGCCTATCGCTTCCGCATGCATCGCGGCAAGGGCGTCACCATGGAGATCGAGGTCGCGCTGAACCTGCGCAAGGATGTCGAGCGCCTCGGCATCTCCCCTCTGACCTCGATGTACTGGTATTCCGAGACGGCGAAGAGCACCGCCGTCGACTGGCGCCCGGAGGTGCATGATTCCGACGGGCTCGCGCTCTGGACCGGTTCTGGCGAGCGCGCCTGGCGGCCGCTCAACAACCCCTCGCGCACGACGGCCTCGGCCTTCGTCGACAATAATCCGCGCGGTTTCGGCCTTATGCAGCGCGACCGCGAAGTCGGCCACTACCTCGACGGCGTGTTCTATGAGCGCCGCCCGAGCCTCTGGGTCGAGACGCAAGGGGAGTGGGGCAAAGGCTCGGTCCAGCTCATCGAGATCCCGACCGACGACGAGATCCACGACAATATCGTCGCGATGTGGGTGCCAGAGGCTCCTGCCAGGGCCGGGAGCGCCTATAATTACCGCTACAAGCTGCACTGGATGGCGGACGAGCCGTTCCCGACCTCGCTCGGCCGGGTCGTGGCGACGCGCCTGGGCAATGGCGGCCAGCCCGGCACGACGCGCCCCAAGGGCGTGCGCAAGTTCATGGTCGAGTTTCTCGGTCCGGCGCTGGAAAGCATTCCCTTCGGCGTGAAGCCCGAGGTGGTGCTCTCGGCCTCGCGCGGCTCGTTCTCCTACATCTTCGCCGAGGCCGTGCCGGACGATGTCCCCGGGCACTGGCGCGCCCAGTTCGACCTCACCGTCGATGGCAATGATCCGGTCGAGATGCGCTGCTATCTCAAGGCCGGCGATACGGTGCTGACCGAGACCTGGCTTTATCAGTACCTGCCGTTCTGA
- a CDS encoding amidase has product MTFDDPFRCFVPYPDAPVKHAVAGPLAGLTLAVKDLFDVKGYPTGAGSPLVLAQSGIKTKTAPIVKDLLQAGARFVGKTHTDELAFSLNGQNAHFGSPINPAAPERITGGSSCGSMAAVAGRLADIGLGSDTGGSVRAPASYGGLFGIRPTHGRLSLKRSWPLAESLDTPGWFARDGDVFARVANVLLGLDRTELPETPRLLLADDMFAQAVPEAETILRNVVQRAIPTLGQPEGVKLVRDLDPLYWAFRWIQGREAWIADGAMIERFAPPLGPGVKERFAFSKAVTDAEYARGEATRKTFRAKLSRLLAQDGVLILPTMPDVAPLIGAKESELEDFRNRALRLLCLSGLSGFPQVTIPVAQREGAPLGLSLIGPKGSDRSLVAFAVRYEQAARIRIA; this is encoded by the coding sequence ATGACTTTCGACGATCCGTTCCGCTGTTTCGTCCCTTATCCCGACGCGCCGGTGAAGCATGCCGTCGCCGGGCCCCTCGCCGGGCTGACTCTGGCGGTGAAGGATCTCTTCGACGTCAAGGGCTATCCGACCGGGGCCGGCTCGCCGCTCGTGCTCGCGCAGTCCGGCATCAAGACGAAGACCGCGCCGATCGTGAAGGACCTGCTCCAGGCCGGCGCCCGCTTCGTCGGCAAAACCCATACGGACGAGCTCGCCTTCTCGCTCAACGGCCAGAACGCGCATTTCGGCTCGCCCATCAATCCCGCCGCGCCCGAGCGTATCACCGGCGGCTCCTCCTGCGGCTCGATGGCGGCCGTGGCGGGGCGCCTCGCCGATATCGGGCTGGGCTCGGACACCGGCGGCTCGGTGCGTGCGCCGGCGAGCTATGGCGGCCTCTTCGGCATCCGCCCCACTCATGGCCGGCTCTCGCTGAAGCGAAGCTGGCCACTGGCCGAAAGCCTCGACACGCCCGGCTGGTTCGCCCGTGACGGTGACGTTTTCGCCCGCGTCGCCAATGTGCTGCTTGGTCTGGACCGGACCGAACTGCCGGAAACCCCGCGCCTGCTGCTCGCCGACGACATGTTCGCCCAGGCCGTGCCTGAAGCCGAGACGATCCTGCGCAACGTCGTGCAGCGGGCGATTCCCACGCTCGGCCAGCCCGAGGGCGTCAAGCTCGTCCGCGACCTCGACCCGCTCTACTGGGCCTTCCGCTGGATCCAGGGCCGCGAGGCCTGGATCGCCGACGGCGCCATGATCGAGCGCTTCGCCCCGCCGCTCGGGCCGGGCGTGAAGGAGCGCTTCGCCTTCTCGAAGGCGGTGACCGACGCCGAATATGCCAGGGGCGAGGCCACTCGCAAGACCTTCCGCGCCAAGCTCTCGCGGCTGCTGGCGCAGGACGGCGTGCTGATCCTGCCGACCATGCCGGACGTCGCGCCGCTGATCGGTGCGAAGGAGTCGGAGCTTGAGGATTTCCGCAACCGGGCGCTGCGGCTGCTCTGTCTCTCCGGCCTTTCAGGCTTTCCGCAGGTCACCATCCCCGTGGCGCAGCGCGAGGGTGCCCCGCTCGGCCTGTCGCTGATAGGCCCGAAGGGCTCCGACCGGTCGCTCGTCGCCTTCGCCGTGCGCTACGAGCAAGCCGCCCGCATCCGGATCGCCTGA
- a CDS encoding nitrile hydratase accessory protein, with amino-acid sequence MSRPETDLAQALAADTPIPRDAEGPIFAEPWQAQAFALVVALQNRGVFTADEWAQALGAEIREALAAGGCRDGSDYYERWCEALEHLLIEKGLASHDGVDALAASWARAAEATPHGKPILLENDPQRQTEAPSIR; translated from the coding sequence TTGAGCCGGCCTGAGACCGATCTGGCGCAGGCATTGGCCGCCGATACGCCGATCCCGCGCGATGCCGAGGGTCCGATCTTCGCCGAGCCCTGGCAGGCCCAGGCCTTCGCTCTTGTCGTCGCGCTCCAGAACAGGGGCGTCTTCACCGCCGATGAATGGGCGCAGGCTCTCGGTGCCGAAATCCGCGAGGCGCTCGCTGCCGGCGGCTGCCGTGACGGCTCGGATTATTACGAGCGCTGGTGCGAGGCGCTGGAGCATCTGCTGATCGAGAAGGGCCTCGCCTCGCATGACGGCGTCGATGCGCTCGCTGCCTCCTGGGCCCGCGCCGCCGAGGCGACGCCGCACGGCAAGCCGATCCTGCTGGAAAATGATCCGCAGCGTCAGACGGAAGCGCCATCGATCAGGTAA
- the nthB gene encoding nitrile hydratase subunit beta yields the protein MNSAHDLGGQMAFGPVVPEPNEPVFHGDWEKRVLAINVAAGAMGAWSIDEIRHARESLPPAQYLSSTYYEIWLAALDKVLVKHGFLTAKELASGKPAPERREPKRVLKGEEVAGVLRRGFPYEREPKAPARFAVGDKVRTIVMHPQHHTRLPRYARGKEGLIERVTGCHVFPDTGAQGQPETAQWLYTVVFDGRALWGRDADPTSTVSIEAWESYLEPA from the coding sequence ATGAACAGCGCCCATGACCTCGGCGGCCAGATGGCCTTCGGCCCTGTCGTGCCGGAGCCGAACGAGCCGGTCTTCCACGGCGACTGGGAAAAGCGCGTCCTTGCGATCAACGTCGCGGCCGGCGCCATGGGCGCCTGGTCGATCGACGAGATCCGCCACGCCCGCGAGAGCCTGCCGCCGGCGCAGTATCTCTCCTCGACCTATTACGAGATCTGGCTCGCCGCGCTCGACAAGGTGCTGGTCAAGCACGGCTTCCTCACAGCCAAAGAGCTCGCCTCCGGCAAGCCTGCGCCAGAGCGCCGCGAGCCGAAGCGCGTGCTCAAGGGCGAGGAGGTCGCTGGCGTGCTCCGCCGCGGCTTCCCCTATGAGCGCGAACCCAAGGCACCTGCGCGTTTCGCCGTCGGCGACAAGGTCCGCACCATCGTGATGCACCCGCAGCACCACACCCGCCTGCCGCGCTATGCCCGCGGCAAGGAAGGCCTGATCGAGCGCGTCACCGGCTGCCATGTCTTCCCGGATACGGGCGCCCAAGGGCAACCCGAGACGGCGCAGTGGCTCTACACCGTCGTCTTCGACGGCCGCGCACTCTGGGGCCGCGACGCCGATCCCACCTCCACCGTCAGCATCGAGGCCTGGGAGAGCTATCTTGAGCCGGCCTGA
- a CDS encoding DUF6454 family protein gives MKTRLAAGLLAAALMSWGSALAADPALNDAIPKLTRATPWQQKAAITLQFPTFHPQGMVKIGDAFFVSSVDIRKPTTRFPTPQGGYDRDTGEGVGHLFKVDAEGRLLADLTLGEGSIYHPGGIDFDGQHIWVPVAEYRPNSQSIIYKVDPATMKATEVFRFKDHIGGIVHNTDDKSLHGVSWGSRRFYKWPLDTEDKVTNAGTPPEQLRVPNPALYIDYQDCHFLGRSRMLCAGLNTYRTAPDAPVFRLGGFEIVDLRDNRPVYQLPIELWSPSGLPMTQNPFWVEPAGQGVRAYFMPDDDKSTLFVYEAAP, from the coding sequence ATGAAGACGCGCCTTGCCGCCGGGCTGCTCGCCGCCGCCCTCATGTCCTGGGGCTCCGCTCTGGCCGCCGATCCCGCACTCAACGACGCGATCCCGAAGCTGACTCGCGCGACGCCATGGCAGCAGAAGGCGGCGATAACCCTGCAGTTCCCGACCTTCCACCCGCAGGGCATGGTCAAGATCGGCGACGCCTTCTTCGTCTCCTCCGTCGACATCCGCAAGCCGACGACGCGCTTCCCGACTCCGCAGGGCGGCTATGACCGCGACACCGGCGAAGGCGTGGGCCATCTCTTCAAGGTCGATGCCGAAGGCCGCCTTCTGGCCGATCTCACGCTTGGCGAGGGCTCGATCTACCACCCCGGCGGAATCGACTTCGACGGCCAGCATATCTGGGTGCCCGTCGCCGAGTACCGGCCCAATAGCCAGTCGATCATCTACAAGGTCGACCCGGCGACGATGAAGGCCACCGAGGTGTTCCGCTTCAAGGACCATATCGGCGGCATCGTCCACAACACCGACGACAAATCGCTGCACGGCGTCAGCTGGGGCTCGCGTCGCTTCTACAAATGGCCGCTCGACACCGAGGACAAGGTGACCAATGCCGGAACGCCGCCGGAGCAGCTGCGCGTGCCCAACCCCGCGCTCTATATCGACTATCAGGATTGCCACTTCCTCGGTCGCAGCAGGATGCTCTGCGCCGGCCTCAACACCTACCGGACAGCACCGGATGCCCCGGTCTTCCGGCTTGGCGGGTTCGAGATCGTCGATTTGCGCGACAACCGACCGGTCTACCAGCTCCCGATCGAGCTCTGGTCGCCATCCGGGTTGCCGATGACGCAGAATCCGTTCTGGGTCGAGCCCGCCGGTCAGGGCGTGCGCGCCTACTTCATGCCGGATGACGACAAGTCGACGCTCTTCGTTTACGAGGCGGCGCCGTAG
- a CDS encoding TRAP transporter permease, giving the protein MATADTDQLEALSGATPVPIEHPDLDNFEHGFPPGFGPGGWGLVAYGLALAFAAFQIAISAWNFLPSQAARGVHVGFLLLLSFGLVANFRAKDTPGRLLGWALGIVGFGVGLYQWIFYADLILRDGDPSTLDLVVGTLLIILIFEAARRLMGNALPIMCGVCLLYWFFGQYLPAPFNHRGYGFDQIIGHLSFGTEGFYGTPIYVSATYIFLFIVFGSFLEKAGMIHLFNDVSLGIFGGTRGGPAKVAVFSSGLMGMISGSGVANVVTVGQFTIPLMIKFGYRRAFAAGVEATASMGGQIMPPVMGAVAFIMAETLGVPYAEIVKAAAIPAVLYFASAFWMVHLEAGKYGLRGIERALLPSPLKALRERWYLALPLAVLIFMLFHGFTPLFAGTMGLALTVGLLLGAGITAGFTTQTLRIIFWVGLGLIAAALFRDGMDIRIVAGLIAVLILLNAFTLGGRATLAISRDALADSAKTALPVGIACAIVGTIIGLMTQTGIGTTFGAWIIGLGQHSLFLALILTMILSILLGTGIPTIPTYIIVAALAAPALEKLGVPLIVSHMFAFYYGIMADLSPPVALAALAAAPIAKENPDKIGWEAMRVALAGYVIPFIAVYSPALMLQNGDPMAAVIGFWPAVVYATFKATVAIGLFGMVAIGYLFGRLSLIERVLSFGAAVLLFGEFSYSDPLGYALGAAIVLRHWFAARKAETAAA; this is encoded by the coding sequence ATGGCCACCGCCGATACCGACCAGTTGGAAGCCCTCTCCGGCGCCACCCCAGTCCCGATCGAGCATCCCGATCTCGACAATTTCGAGCATGGCTTCCCGCCCGGCTTCGGGCCGGGCGGCTGGGGGCTGGTGGCCTACGGCCTCGCCCTCGCCTTCGCCGCCTTCCAGATCGCGATCTCGGCCTGGAATTTCCTGCCGAGCCAGGCGGCGCGCGGCGTCCATGTCGGCTTCCTGCTGCTGCTCTCCTTCGGCCTCGTCGCCAATTTCCGGGCGAAGGACACGCCCGGCCGGCTGCTCGGCTGGGCGCTCGGCATCGTCGGCTTCGGCGTCGGCCTCTATCAGTGGATCTTCTACGCCGACCTGATCCTGCGCGACGGCGATCCCTCGACGCTGGACCTCGTCGTCGGCACGCTGCTGATCATCCTGATCTTCGAGGCGGCGCGCCGGCTGATGGGCAACGCCCTGCCGATCATGTGCGGCGTCTGCCTGCTCTACTGGTTCTTCGGCCAGTATCTGCCGGCGCCGTTCAACCATCGCGGCTATGGCTTTGACCAGATCATCGGCCACCTCTCCTTCGGCACCGAGGGCTTCTACGGCACGCCGATCTACGTCTCCGCGACCTATATCTTCCTCTTCATCGTCTTCGGCTCCTTCCTCGAGAAGGCCGGCATGATCCATCTCTTCAACGATGTCTCGCTCGGCATCTTCGGCGGCACGCGCGGCGGTCCCGCCAAGGTGGCGGTGTTCTCGTCGGGCCTGATGGGCATGATCTCCGGCTCCGGCGTCGCCAATGTCGTCACCGTCGGCCAGTTCACCATTCCGCTGATGATCAAGTTCGGCTACCGGCGCGCCTTCGCCGCCGGCGTGGAGGCCACCGCCTCGATGGGCGGGCAGATCATGCCGCCGGTGATGGGCGCCGTCGCCTTCATCATGGCCGAGACGCTGGGCGTCCCCTATGCCGAGATCGTCAAGGCGGCGGCGATCCCTGCCGTGCTCTATTTCGCCTCGGCCTTCTGGATGGTGCATCTCGAGGCCGGCAAGTATGGCCTCAGGGGCATCGAGCGCGCGCTGCTGCCGAGCCCGCTCAAGGCCCTGCGCGAGCGCTGGTATCTCGCCCTGCCGCTCGCCGTGCTGATCTTCATGCTGTTCCACGGCTTCACGCCGCTCTTCGCCGGCACGATGGGCCTGGCGCTGACGGTCGGCCTGCTCCTCGGCGCCGGCATCACCGCCGGCTTCACCACGCAGACGCTGCGCATCATCTTCTGGGTCGGACTCGGACTGATCGCCGCCGCGCTCTTCCGCGACGGCATGGACATCCGCATCGTCGCCGGGCTGATCGCGGTGCTGATCCTGCTGAACGCCTTCACCCTCGGCGGACGCGCGACGCTGGCGATCAGCCGCGATGCGCTCGCCGACAGTGCCAAGACCGCTTTGCCGGTCGGCATAGCCTGCGCCATCGTCGGCACCATCATCGGCCTGATGACGCAGACCGGCATCGGCACCACCTTCGGCGCCTGGATCATCGGGCTCGGCCAGCACAGCCTGTTCCTGGCGCTTATCCTGACCATGATCCTGTCGATCCTGCTCGGCACCGGCATCCCGACGATCCCGACCTACATCATCGTCGCGGCGCTCGCGGCTCCCGCGCTGGAAAAGCTCGGCGTGCCGCTGATCGTCAGCCACATGTTCGCCTTCTACTACGGCATCATGGCCGATCTCTCGCCGCCAGTGGCGCTGGCAGCGCTGGCCGCCGCGCCGATCGCCAAGGAGAACCCCGACAAGATCGGCTGGGAGGCGATGCGCGTCGCGCTCGCGGGCTACGTCATCCCCTTCATCGCCGTCTATTCGCCGGCGCTGATGCTGCAGAACGGCGACCCGATGGCGGCCGTGATCGGTTTCTGGCCTGCGGTCGTCTACGCCACCTTCAAGGCGACGGTCGCCATCGGCCTCTTCGGCATGGTCGCGATCGGCTACCTGTTCGGGCGGCTGAGCCTGATCGAGCGGGTGCTGTCCTTCGGCGCAGCGGTGCTGCTGTTCGGCGAGTTCAGCTATAGCGACCCGCTCGGCTACGCGCTGGGAGCTGCCATCGTGCTGCGGCACTGGTTCGCGGCGCGCAAGGCCGAGACCGCCGCCGCATGA
- a CDS encoding TAXI family TRAP transporter solute-binding subunit codes for MRMLFRGRHLAGLAAAVALAAAPVAASAQEFINILTGGTSGVYYPMGVALSKIYGEKIQNVRPTVQATKASVENLVLLQQGRGEIAFTLGDSLDAAWKGDEEAGFKTPLKKLRGITAIYPNFVQIVASKESGIKTLADLKGKRLSVGAPKSGTELNARAILAAAGITYKDLGKIEYLPFAESVELMKNRQLDATLQSAGLGVASLRDLATSVEINVVEVPKAVIDKAGPPFISAPIPANTYTGQTSDVNTAAVVNYLVTHEGVKEELVYQLTKNVFENLGDLAASHSAGKDIKLEKALDGMPIPLHPGAARYLKEKGLKVGS; via the coding sequence ATGAGAATGCTGTTTCGCGGCCGGCACCTCGCCGGCCTTGCTGCCGCTGTCGCGCTCGCTGCCGCCCCGGTCGCCGCGAGCGCCCAGGAATTCATCAACATCCTGACCGGCGGCACCTCGGGCGTCTATTATCCGATGGGCGTCGCGCTCTCGAAGATCTACGGCGAGAAGATCCAGAACGTGCGGCCGACCGTCCAGGCGACCAAGGCCTCGGTCGAGAACCTCGTGCTGCTCCAGCAGGGCCGTGGCGAGATCGCCTTCACTCTGGGCGATTCGCTCGACGCCGCCTGGAAGGGCGATGAGGAAGCCGGCTTCAAGACGCCGCTGAAGAAGCTGCGCGGCATCACCGCGATCTATCCGAATTTCGTCCAGATCGTCGCCTCGAAGGAGAGCGGCATCAAGACGCTGGCCGATCTCAAGGGCAAGCGCCTCTCGGTCGGGGCGCCGAAATCCGGCACCGAGCTCAATGCCCGCGCCATCCTCGCCGCCGCCGGCATCACCTACAAGGATCTCGGCAAGATCGAATATCTGCCCTTCGCCGAATCGGTGGAGCTGATGAAGAACCGCCAGCTCGACGCCACGCTGCAATCAGCCGGCCTCGGCGTCGCCTCGCTGCGCGACCTCGCGACCTCGGTCGAGATCAACGTCGTCGAGGTGCCGAAGGCGGTCATCGACAAGGCCGGCCCGCCCTTCATCAGCGCCCCGATCCCGGCCAACACCTATACCGGCCAGACCAGCGACGTGAACACGGCCGCCGTGGTCAACTACCTCGTCACCCATGAGGGCGTGAAGGAAGAGCTGGTCTACCAGCTGACGAAGAACGTCTTCGAGAATCTGGGCGATCTCGCCGCCTCGCACTCGGCCGGCAAGGACATCAAGCTGGAGAAGGCACTCGACGGCATGCCGATCCCGCTCCACCCCGGCGCAGCCCGCTATCTCAAGGAAAAGGGCCTGAAGGTCGGTTCGTAA
- the nthA gene encoding nitrile hydratase subunit alpha — MSGHHHDHDHSHDNHFTAIEARVKALETLMVEKGYVDPAALDAIIETYETKVGPRDGARIVARAWTDPAYADRLKADGTAAAAELGYGGRGGEHIVACFNTPEQHNLIVCTLCSCYPWPVLGLPPVWYKSPPYRAKAVIDPRGTIADFGVTLPENQRIRVWDSTAETRFIVIPLRPAGTEGWSEEKLASIVSRDSMIGTGLPHLEDAAEGTA; from the coding sequence ATGAGCGGACACCACCATGATCACGACCACAGCCACGACAACCACTTCACCGCCATCGAGGCGCGGGTGAAGGCGTTGGAGACGCTGATGGTCGAGAAGGGCTATGTCGATCCCGCCGCGCTCGACGCCATCATCGAGACCTACGAGACCAAGGTCGGCCCGCGCGACGGGGCCCGCATCGTCGCCAGGGCCTGGACGGACCCGGCCTATGCCGATCGCCTCAAGGCTGATGGCACGGCGGCGGCCGCCGAACTCGGCTATGGCGGGCGCGGCGGCGAGCACATCGTCGCCTGCTTCAACACCCCCGAGCAGCACAACCTCATCGTCTGCACGCTGTGCTCCTGCTATCCTTGGCCGGTGCTGGGGCTGCCGCCGGTCTGGTACAAATCCCCGCCCTATCGCGCCAAGGCGGTGATCGACCCGCGCGGCACCATCGCCGATTTCGGCGTGACGTTGCCGGAGAACCAGCGCATCCGCGTCTGGGATTCGACCGCCGAAACCCGCTTCATCGTCATCCCCCTGCGCCCGGCCGGCACCGAGGGCTGGAGCGAGGAAAAGCTGGCGAGCATCGTCAGCCGCGATTCGATGATCGGGACCGGCCTGCCCCACTTGGAGGATGCGGCGGAGGGCACAGCATGA
- a CDS encoding gamma-glutamyltransferase family protein, giving the protein MRETPVFASAAVAAPHRLASEAGRAILAEGGNAIEAMVAMAATIAVVYPHMNGIGGDGFWLVHEPGGRMHGIEACGPAGSLATIEHYRRRDYDVIPSRGPEAALTVAGAIGGWQLALDLSRSLGGRLPLRDLLLDAIGHGREGYEISGSELGNQPNELDALKAAPGFLPAFWIDGAPPKPGARRKPETLAATLQQLADAGLDDFYRGDVGHEIAADLERMGAPIARADLDRYRARSVAPLALKLPGLMVYNLPPPTQGLASLLILGIFERLGPVKLDSFEHHHGLIEATKRAFAIRDRYVTDPTQLDHPPADFLSDAALAREAAAIDRKRAAKLPLRNGDGDTVWMGAIDANGLAVSYIQSIYWEYGSGCVLPRTGIHWQNRGVSFSLDKKAANPLAPGRKPFHTLNPALAGFADGRILPYGSMGGDGQPQFQAQILSRYRAGQNLATAVDAPRWLFGKTWGASSTSLKFESRFESSLLERLDAAGHPITETGQAYSEGFGHAGMLVKHAKGHVEAVHDPRSDGDSRGI; this is encoded by the coding sequence ATGCGCGAAACGCCAGTCTTCGCTTCGGCCGCGGTCGCCGCGCCTCACCGCCTCGCCTCGGAGGCCGGGCGCGCCATTTTGGCCGAAGGCGGCAACGCCATCGAGGCCATGGTCGCGATGGCCGCCACGATCGCCGTGGTCTACCCCCATATGAACGGCATCGGCGGCGACGGTTTCTGGCTGGTGCACGAACCCGGCGGGCGGATGCACGGCATCGAAGCCTGCGGCCCGGCGGGCTCCCTCGCCACCATCGAGCATTATCGCCGCCGTGACTACGACGTCATTCCCTCGCGGGGGCCGGAAGCGGCTCTCACGGTCGCCGGAGCCATCGGCGGCTGGCAGCTCGCGCTCGACCTTTCCCGTTCGCTGGGCGGGCGCCTGCCCCTGCGCGACCTGCTCCTCGATGCCATCGGCCATGGCCGCGAGGGCTATGAGATCTCCGGCTCCGAGCTCGGCAACCAGCCCAACGAGCTGGACGCGCTGAAGGCCGCGCCCGGCTTCTTGCCCGCCTTCTGGATCGATGGCGCGCCGCCGAAGCCCGGCGCTCGCCGCAAGCCGGAGACCTTGGCCGCGACGCTGCAGCAGCTCGCCGATGCCGGCCTCGACGATTTCTACCGCGGCGATGTCGGCCATGAGATCGCCGCCGATCTCGAGCGCATGGGTGCACCGATCGCCCGCGCCGATCTCGATCGCTACCGCGCCCGGAGCGTCGCGCCACTGGCACTGAAGCTGCCCGGCCTCATGGTCTACAACCTGCCGCCGCCGACGCAGGGACTGGCCTCCCTGCTCATCCTCGGCATCTTCGAGCGGCTCGGCCCGGTGAAGCTCGACAGCTTCGAGCATCATCACGGGCTGATCGAGGCGACGAAGCGCGCCTTCGCCATCCGCGACCGCTACGTCACCGACCCGACCCAGCTCGATCATCCCCCAGCCGATTTCCTGAGCGACGCCGCTCTGGCGCGCGAGGCGGCCGCCATCGACAGGAAGCGGGCGGCGAAACTGCCGCTGCGCAACGGCGACGGCGACACGGTCTGGATGGGCGCCATCGACGCCAACGGCCTCGCCGTCTCCTACATCCAGTCGATCTATTGGGAGTACGGCTCCGGCTGCGTCCTGCCGCGCACCGGCATCCATTGGCAGAACCGCGGCGTCTCCTTCTCGCTGGACAAGAAGGCGGCCAATCCGCTGGCGCCCGGCCGCAAGCCCTTCCACACGTTGAACCCCGCCCTTGCCGGTTTCGCCGACGGCCGCATCCTGCCCTATGGCTCGATGGGCGGCGACGGCCAGCCGCAGTTCCAGGCGCAGATCCTGTCGCGCTACCGCGCCGGCCAGAACCTCGCCACGGCCGTGGACGCGCCGCGCTGGCTCTTCGGCAAGACCTGGGGCGCCAGCTCGACCAGCCTCAAATTCGAGAGCCGCTTCGAATCGTCGCTGCTGGAGCGGCTCGACGCCGCCGGCCATCCGATCACCGAGACCGGCCAGGCCTATTCAGAAGGCTTCGGCCATGCCGGCATGCTGGTGAAGCACGCCAAGGGCCATGTCGAGGCGGTGCATGATCCGCGCTCCGACGGCGATTCCAGGGGGATCTGA